The Infirmifilum lucidum DNA segment TACTCAAGAAGCTCGGAGCAGAGTACTACGAGAAATACTGGTTGAACCTCGCCAAAGCACTCGGGGCTAAAGACCCCGCGGCGCTAGCCCCCAAGCTCAGGGAAGCCTACGAGAAAGAAGGCGTCAAGGGGATACGCAGGGTTCAGGCGCAGGCGAGGAATCTGGACGTCGCTAGGCTTGAGAGCGAGGGGCTAATCGTCGTCAAGGACTCTACTGCGCTGCGTAGCGAAATGATCCAGAGGGCGCAGGCCGGACAGCTACTGACTCCTACGGGCAGGGTAGAAGTATTCAGCTTCGCCCTGAACGCCATCAAGGCCAGGATGGGCTACCAGCCCTACTGGGATCCGGTAGTAGCCTGGGCAGAGCCCGAAGTCTTCAACAAGGCGGACGGCAAGCAGACCTTCTACCTCGTCTACGGGCGTGTACCAACGATGACTCACACCTCTACTGCAGACGAGCCGTTCCTGTCCGTGCTCACCTCCGACTTCAAGAGGATGGCGTGGATCAACAGGAAGGTGGCCGAGAGCCTCGGGATCAAGAAGGGCGATAGAATCAGGCTCGTCAACGTGGACACGGGCAAGGCGGTCGAGGCAGTAGCCTTCCCGACGGATCTGGTCAGGGAGGACACCGTGTGGGTCTCCAGCGACTTCGGCCACGCTAGCGAGGCGCTACGCTTCACTAAGTTCGGCGTACCGTACCACGTACTCACGTCGATAAAGGCGGATCCCGTTGCGGGTGGTGTTATGTCACAAGAAGTTGTTGTCCGCGTCGAGAAAGTGTAGGGGTGGTTTAGATGGCGAGGTACGGGATGGTTATAGACCTGAATAAGTGCATTGGTTGCGGGGCCTGCGTCATGGCGTGCATTGCGGAGAACAGGAGGGAACAGGCCCTCAAGGCCGTAAGCGAGGGCTTGAAGGCCCTGGAGAACTTCAAGAAGAGGACGTACATAACTACTCACATAGCTGGGACGTACCCCAACGTCGGCATGTACTACCTCCACATGATATGCCAGCACTGCGAGAACCCGCCCTGCGTGTCCGTCTGCCCGACTGGCGCCAGCTACCAGACGAAGGAGGGTGTCGTGCTCGTGGACAAGAGCAAGTGCATAGGGTGCGAGTACTGCGTCCAGGCCTGCCCCTACGGGGCGAGGTTCTGGGACTCGTACATACGCTCCATCGACAAGTGCACGTTTTGCATACACAGAGTGTCAGCGGGAGAGCTGCCAGCATGCGTGTCAACATGCCCCACGGGTGCGAGGATGTTCGGCGACCTAGACAATCCAGCTAGCGAGGTCTCGAGAGTTGTCGCCACTGGATCAGCGGTCGCTTTCAAGAAAGAGGAGGGTACTAAGCCGAAGGTATTCTATGTCCTGCCAATGAGGAGGAGGTGATGCAGGATGATGGAAGTACAACACGCGTGGGATATTAGAATTGTCCTAGATCTCACTCTGGGCGGGATGGGAGTAGCGGCTTTCATACTCGCCTTCCTGAGCTACA contains these protein-coding regions:
- a CDS encoding 4Fe-4S dicluster domain-containing protein, whose protein sequence is MARYGMVIDLNKCIGCGACVMACIAENRREQALKAVSEGLKALENFKKRTYITTHIAGTYPNVGMYYLHMICQHCENPPCVSVCPTGASYQTKEGVVLVDKSKCIGCEYCVQACPYGARFWDSYIRSIDKCTFCIHRVSAGELPACVSTCPTGARMFGDLDNPASEVSRVVATGSAVAFKKEEGTKPKVFYVLPMRRR